Proteins from one Mus caroli chromosome 3, CAROLI_EIJ_v1.1, whole genome shotgun sequence genomic window:
- the Srsf11 gene encoding serine/arginine-rich splicing factor 11 isoform X5, with the protein MSTVDPKLNHVAAGLVSPSLKSDTSSKEIEEAMKRVREAQSLISAAIEPDKKEEKRRHSRSRSRSRRRRTPSSSRHRRSRSRSRRRSHSKSRSRRRSKSPRRRRSHSRERGRRSRSTSKARDKKKEDKEKKRSKTPPKSYSTARRSRSASRERRRRRSRSGTRSPKKPRSPKRKLSRSPSPRRHKKEKKKDKDKERSRDERERSTSKKKRSKDKEKERERKSESDKDIKQVTRDYDEEEQGYDSEKEKKEEKRPTEAVSPKTKECSVEKGVGDLRESKVNGDDHHEEDMDMSD; encoded by the exons ATGAGTACTGTTGATCCCAA ATTGAATCATGTAGCAGCTGGTCTTGTTTCACCAAGTCTGAAGTCAGACACCTCTagtaaagaaatagaggaagccATGAAGAGAGTGCGTGAAGCCCAGTCCCTGATTTCTGCCGCTATTGAGCCAG acaagaaagaagaaaagagaagacattcGAGATCAAGATCACGCTCAAGGAGGAGAAGGACCCCCTCATCCTCCAGACACAG GCGGTCACGAAGCCGGTCAAGGAGGCGGTCACACTCCAAATCCAGGAGTAGAAGGAGATCCAAAAGTCCAAGACGGAGACGATCTCATTCCCGAGAGAGGGGTAGAAGGTCAAGGAGCACATCCAAAGCCAG agacaaaaagaaagaagataaagaaaagaaacgtTCCAAAACTCCACCAAAAAGCTACAGCACAGCCAGACGCTCTCGGAGTGCAAGCAG AGAGAGAAGACGACGGCGAAGTAGGAGTGGTACAAGATCCCCTAAAAAGCCCAGGTCTCCTAAAAGAAAGCTGTCCCGCTCACCATCCCCAAGGAG acataaaaaagagaagaagaaagataaggacaaagaaagaagcagagatgaaAGGGAACGATCAACAAGTAAAAAGAAGAGgagcaaagacaaagagaaggaacgAGAAAGGAAGTCTGAGAGTGACAAAGACATAAAA CAGGTGACTCGGGATTATGATGAAGAGGAGCAAGGCTATGAcagtgagaaggaaaagaaagaggaaaagagaccaACAGAAGCAGTATCCCCTAAAACAAAGGAGTGCTCTGTGGAGAAGGGGGTGGGCGACCTTCGAGAGTCCAAAGTGAACGGGGATGATCACCACGAAGAAGACATGGATATGAGTGATTGA
- the Srsf11 gene encoding serine/arginine-rich splicing factor 11 isoform X2: protein MSSPPAPGAAGPTSPSVALTNLALRRNFFREAARAMSSTAVVPSAPGPGPGPSGGPGGGTEVIQVTNVSPSASSEQMRTLFGFLGKIDELRLFPPDDSPLPVSSRVCFVKFHDPDSAVVAQHLTNTVFVDRALIVVPYAEGVIPDETKALSLLAPANAVAGLLPGGGLLPTPNPLTQIGAVPLAALGAPALDPALAALGLPGTNLNSQSLAADQLLKLMSTVDPKLNHVAAGLVSPSLKSDTSSKEIEEAMKRVREAQSLISAAIEPDKKEEKRRHSRSRSRSRRRRTPSSSRHRRSRSRSRRRSHSKSRSRRRSKSPRRRRSHSRERGRRSRSTSKARDKKKEDKEKKRSKTPPKSYSTARRSRSASSLHICDSRERRRRRSRSGTRSPKKPRSPKRKLSRSPSPRRHKKEKKKDKDKERSRDERERSTSKKKRSKDKEKERERKSESDKDIKVTRDYDEEEQGYDSEKEKKEEKRPTEAVSPKTKECSVEKGVGDLRESKVNGDDHHEEDMDMSD, encoded by the exons GAGGCAGCCCGCGCCATGAGCAGCACGGCAGTGGTCCCCAGCGCGCCAGGCCCGGGCCCAGGCCCCAGTGGCGGGCCAGGCGGCGGCACCGAGGTGATCCAGGTGACCAACGTGTCTCCGAGCGCCAGCTCAGAGCAGATGCGGACGCTCTTCGGCTTCCTGGGCAAGATCGACGAGCTGCGCCTCTTCCCGCCGGA tgACTCACCTTTGCCAGTCTCCTCTCGTGTCTGCTTTGTTAAGTTCCATGATCCAGACTCAGCAGTTGTGGCACAGCATCTGACAAACACTGTGTTCGTTGACAGAGCTTTGATAGTCGTACCATATGCTGAAG GAGTTATTCCTGATGAGACTAAGGCTTTGTCTCTATTGGCACCAGCTAATGCAGTGGCAGGTCTTCTGCCTGGTGGTGGACTCCTGCCTACCCCCAACCCACTTACCCAG ATTGGCGCTGTTCCCCTGGCTGCGTTGGGAGCTCCAGCTCTTGATCCTGCCCTTGCTGCTCTTGGGCTTCCAGGAACAAACTTGAACTCTCAG tccctTGCTGCAGACCAGCTATTGAAACTTATGAGTACTGTTGATCCCAA ATTGAATCATGTAGCAGCTGGTCTTGTTTCACCAAGTCTGAAGTCAGACACCTCTagtaaagaaatagaggaagccATGAAGAGAGTGCGTGAAGCCCAGTCCCTGATTTCTGCCGCTATTGAGCCAG acaagaaagaagaaaagagaagacattcGAGATCAAGATCACGCTCAAGGAGGAGAAGGACCCCCTCATCCTCCAGACACAG GCGGTCACGAAGCCGGTCAAGGAGGCGGTCACACTCCAAATCCAGGAGTAGAAGGAGATCCAAAAGTCCAAGACGGAGACGATCTCATTCCCGAGAGAGGGGTAGAAGGTCAAGGAGCACATCCAAAGCCAG agacaaaaagaaagaagataaagaaaagaaacgtTCCAAAACTCCACCAAAAAGCTACAGCACAGCCAGACGCTCTCGGAGTGCAAGCAG TTTGCACATTTGTGATTCTAGAGAGAGAAGACGACGGCGAAGTAGGAGTGGTACAAGATCCCCTAAAAAGCCCAGGTCTCCTAAAAGAAAGCTGTCCCGCTCACCATCCCCAAGGAG acataaaaaagagaagaagaaagataaggacaaagaaagaagcagagatgaaAGGGAACGATCAACAAGTAAAAAGAAGAGgagcaaagacaaagagaaggaacgAGAAAGGAAGTCTGAGAGTGACAAAGACATAAAA GTGACTCGGGATTATGATGAAGAGGAGCAAGGCTATGAcagtgagaaggaaaagaaagaggaaaagagaccaACAGAAGCAGTATCCCCTAAAACAAAGGAGTGCTCTGTGGAGAAGGGGGTGGGCGACCTTCGAGAGTCCAAAGTGAACGGGGATGATCACCACGAAGAAGACATGGATATGAGTGATTGA
- the Srsf11 gene encoding serine/arginine-rich splicing factor 11 isoform X1, producing MSSPPAPGAAGPTSPSVALTNLALRRNFFREAARAMSSTAVVPSAPGPGPGPSGGPGGGTEVIQVTNVSPSASSEQMRTLFGFLGKIDELRLFPPDDSPLPVSSRVCFVKFHDPDSAVVAQHLTNTVFVDRALIVVPYAEGVIPDETKALSLLAPANAVAGLLPGGGLLPTPNPLTQIGAVPLAALGAPALDPALAALGLPGTNLNSQSLAADQLLKLMSTVDPKLNHVAAGLVSPSLKSDTSSKEIEEAMKRVREAQSLISAAIEPDKKEEKRRHSRSRSRSRRRRTPSSSRHRRSRSRSRRRSHSKSRSRRRSKSPRRRRSHSRERGRRSRSTSKARDKKKEDKEKKRSKTPPKSYSTARRSRSASSLHICDSRERRRRRSRSGTRSPKKPRSPKRKLSRSPSPRRHKKEKKKDKDKERSRDERERSTSKKKRSKDKEKERERKSESDKDIKQVTRDYDEEEQGYDSEKEKKEEKRPTEAVSPKTKECSVEKGVGDLRESKVNGDDHHEEDMDMSD from the exons GAGGCAGCCCGCGCCATGAGCAGCACGGCAGTGGTCCCCAGCGCGCCAGGCCCGGGCCCAGGCCCCAGTGGCGGGCCAGGCGGCGGCACCGAGGTGATCCAGGTGACCAACGTGTCTCCGAGCGCCAGCTCAGAGCAGATGCGGACGCTCTTCGGCTTCCTGGGCAAGATCGACGAGCTGCGCCTCTTCCCGCCGGA tgACTCACCTTTGCCAGTCTCCTCTCGTGTCTGCTTTGTTAAGTTCCATGATCCAGACTCAGCAGTTGTGGCACAGCATCTGACAAACACTGTGTTCGTTGACAGAGCTTTGATAGTCGTACCATATGCTGAAG GAGTTATTCCTGATGAGACTAAGGCTTTGTCTCTATTGGCACCAGCTAATGCAGTGGCAGGTCTTCTGCCTGGTGGTGGACTCCTGCCTACCCCCAACCCACTTACCCAG ATTGGCGCTGTTCCCCTGGCTGCGTTGGGAGCTCCAGCTCTTGATCCTGCCCTTGCTGCTCTTGGGCTTCCAGGAACAAACTTGAACTCTCAG tccctTGCTGCAGACCAGCTATTGAAACTTATGAGTACTGTTGATCCCAA ATTGAATCATGTAGCAGCTGGTCTTGTTTCACCAAGTCTGAAGTCAGACACCTCTagtaaagaaatagaggaagccATGAAGAGAGTGCGTGAAGCCCAGTCCCTGATTTCTGCCGCTATTGAGCCAG acaagaaagaagaaaagagaagacattcGAGATCAAGATCACGCTCAAGGAGGAGAAGGACCCCCTCATCCTCCAGACACAG GCGGTCACGAAGCCGGTCAAGGAGGCGGTCACACTCCAAATCCAGGAGTAGAAGGAGATCCAAAAGTCCAAGACGGAGACGATCTCATTCCCGAGAGAGGGGTAGAAGGTCAAGGAGCACATCCAAAGCCAG agacaaaaagaaagaagataaagaaaagaaacgtTCCAAAACTCCACCAAAAAGCTACAGCACAGCCAGACGCTCTCGGAGTGCAAGCAG TTTGCACATTTGTGATTCTAGAGAGAGAAGACGACGGCGAAGTAGGAGTGGTACAAGATCCCCTAAAAAGCCCAGGTCTCCTAAAAGAAAGCTGTCCCGCTCACCATCCCCAAGGAG acataaaaaagagaagaagaaagataaggacaaagaaagaagcagagatgaaAGGGAACGATCAACAAGTAAAAAGAAGAGgagcaaagacaaagagaaggaacgAGAAAGGAAGTCTGAGAGTGACAAAGACATAAAA CAGGTGACTCGGGATTATGATGAAGAGGAGCAAGGCTATGAcagtgagaaggaaaagaaagaggaaaagagaccaACAGAAGCAGTATCCCCTAAAACAAAGGAGTGCTCTGTGGAGAAGGGGGTGGGCGACCTTCGAGAGTCCAAAGTGAACGGGGATGATCACCACGAAGAAGACATGGATATGAGTGATTGA
- the Srsf11 gene encoding serine/arginine-rich splicing factor 11 isoform X3 encodes MSSPPAPGAAGPTSPSVALTNLALRRNFFREAARAMSSTAVVPSAPGPGPGPSGGPGGGTEVIQVTNVSPSASSEQMRTLFGFLGKIDELRLFPPDDSPLPVSSRVCFVKFHDPDSAVVAQHLTNTVFVDRALIVVPYAEGVIPDETKALSLLAPANAVAGLLPGGGLLPTPNPLTQIGAVPLAALGAPALDPALAALGLPGTNLNSQSLAADQLLKLMSTVDPKLNHVAAGLVSPSLKSDTSSKEIEEAMKRVREAQSLISAAIEPDKKEEKRRHSRSRSRSRRRRTPSSSRHRRSRSRSRRRSHSKSRSRRRSKSPRRRRSHSRERGRRSRSTSKARDKKKEDKEKKRSKTPPKSYSTARRSRSASRERRRRRSRSGTRSPKKPRSPKRKLSRSPSPRRHKKEKKKDKDKERSRDERERSTSKKKRSKDKEKERERKSESDKDIKQVTRDYDEEEQGYDSEKEKKEEKRPTEAVSPKTKECSVEKGVGDLRESKVNGDDHHEEDMDMSD; translated from the exons GAGGCAGCCCGCGCCATGAGCAGCACGGCAGTGGTCCCCAGCGCGCCAGGCCCGGGCCCAGGCCCCAGTGGCGGGCCAGGCGGCGGCACCGAGGTGATCCAGGTGACCAACGTGTCTCCGAGCGCCAGCTCAGAGCAGATGCGGACGCTCTTCGGCTTCCTGGGCAAGATCGACGAGCTGCGCCTCTTCCCGCCGGA tgACTCACCTTTGCCAGTCTCCTCTCGTGTCTGCTTTGTTAAGTTCCATGATCCAGACTCAGCAGTTGTGGCACAGCATCTGACAAACACTGTGTTCGTTGACAGAGCTTTGATAGTCGTACCATATGCTGAAG GAGTTATTCCTGATGAGACTAAGGCTTTGTCTCTATTGGCACCAGCTAATGCAGTGGCAGGTCTTCTGCCTGGTGGTGGACTCCTGCCTACCCCCAACCCACTTACCCAG ATTGGCGCTGTTCCCCTGGCTGCGTTGGGAGCTCCAGCTCTTGATCCTGCCCTTGCTGCTCTTGGGCTTCCAGGAACAAACTTGAACTCTCAG tccctTGCTGCAGACCAGCTATTGAAACTTATGAGTACTGTTGATCCCAA ATTGAATCATGTAGCAGCTGGTCTTGTTTCACCAAGTCTGAAGTCAGACACCTCTagtaaagaaatagaggaagccATGAAGAGAGTGCGTGAAGCCCAGTCCCTGATTTCTGCCGCTATTGAGCCAG acaagaaagaagaaaagagaagacattcGAGATCAAGATCACGCTCAAGGAGGAGAAGGACCCCCTCATCCTCCAGACACAG GCGGTCACGAAGCCGGTCAAGGAGGCGGTCACACTCCAAATCCAGGAGTAGAAGGAGATCCAAAAGTCCAAGACGGAGACGATCTCATTCCCGAGAGAGGGGTAGAAGGTCAAGGAGCACATCCAAAGCCAG agacaaaaagaaagaagataaagaaaagaaacgtTCCAAAACTCCACCAAAAAGCTACAGCACAGCCAGACGCTCTCGGAGTGCAAGCAG AGAGAGAAGACGACGGCGAAGTAGGAGTGGTACAAGATCCCCTAAAAAGCCCAGGTCTCCTAAAAGAAAGCTGTCCCGCTCACCATCCCCAAGGAG acataaaaaagagaagaagaaagataaggacaaagaaagaagcagagatgaaAGGGAACGATCAACAAGTAAAAAGAAGAGgagcaaagacaaagagaaggaacgAGAAAGGAAGTCTGAGAGTGACAAAGACATAAAA CAGGTGACTCGGGATTATGATGAAGAGGAGCAAGGCTATGAcagtgagaaggaaaagaaagaggaaaagagaccaACAGAAGCAGTATCCCCTAAAACAAAGGAGTGCTCTGTGGAGAAGGGGGTGGGCGACCTTCGAGAGTCCAAAGTGAACGGGGATGATCACCACGAAGAAGACATGGATATGAGTGATTGA
- the Srsf11 gene encoding serine/arginine-rich splicing factor 11 isoform X4, protein MSSPPAPGAAGPTSPSVALTNLALRRNFFREAARAMSSTAVVPSAPGPGPGPSGGPGGGTEVIQVTNVSPSASSEQMRTLFGFLGKIDELRLFPPDDSPLPVSSRVCFVKFHDPDSAVVAQHLTNTVFVDRALIVVPYAEGVIPDETKALSLLAPANAVAGLLPGGGLLPTPNPLTQIGAVPLAALGAPALDPALAALGLPGTNLNSQSLAADQLLKLMSTVDPKLNHVAAGLVSPSLKSDTSSKEIEEAMKRVREAQSLISAAIEPDKKEEKRRHSRSRSRSRRRRTPSSSRHRRSRSRSRRRSHSKSRSRRRSKSPRRRRSHSRERGRRSRSTSKARDKKKEDKEKKRSKTPPKSYSTARRSRSASRERRRRRSRSGTRSPKKPRSPKRKLSRSPSPRRHKKEKKKDKDKERSRDERERSTSKKKRSKDKEKERERKSESDKDIKVTRDYDEEEQGYDSEKEKKEEKRPTEAVSPKTKECSVEKGVGDLRESKVNGDDHHEEDMDMSD, encoded by the exons GAGGCAGCCCGCGCCATGAGCAGCACGGCAGTGGTCCCCAGCGCGCCAGGCCCGGGCCCAGGCCCCAGTGGCGGGCCAGGCGGCGGCACCGAGGTGATCCAGGTGACCAACGTGTCTCCGAGCGCCAGCTCAGAGCAGATGCGGACGCTCTTCGGCTTCCTGGGCAAGATCGACGAGCTGCGCCTCTTCCCGCCGGA tgACTCACCTTTGCCAGTCTCCTCTCGTGTCTGCTTTGTTAAGTTCCATGATCCAGACTCAGCAGTTGTGGCACAGCATCTGACAAACACTGTGTTCGTTGACAGAGCTTTGATAGTCGTACCATATGCTGAAG GAGTTATTCCTGATGAGACTAAGGCTTTGTCTCTATTGGCACCAGCTAATGCAGTGGCAGGTCTTCTGCCTGGTGGTGGACTCCTGCCTACCCCCAACCCACTTACCCAG ATTGGCGCTGTTCCCCTGGCTGCGTTGGGAGCTCCAGCTCTTGATCCTGCCCTTGCTGCTCTTGGGCTTCCAGGAACAAACTTGAACTCTCAG tccctTGCTGCAGACCAGCTATTGAAACTTATGAGTACTGTTGATCCCAA ATTGAATCATGTAGCAGCTGGTCTTGTTTCACCAAGTCTGAAGTCAGACACCTCTagtaaagaaatagaggaagccATGAAGAGAGTGCGTGAAGCCCAGTCCCTGATTTCTGCCGCTATTGAGCCAG acaagaaagaagaaaagagaagacattcGAGATCAAGATCACGCTCAAGGAGGAGAAGGACCCCCTCATCCTCCAGACACAG GCGGTCACGAAGCCGGTCAAGGAGGCGGTCACACTCCAAATCCAGGAGTAGAAGGAGATCCAAAAGTCCAAGACGGAGACGATCTCATTCCCGAGAGAGGGGTAGAAGGTCAAGGAGCACATCCAAAGCCAG agacaaaaagaaagaagataaagaaaagaaacgtTCCAAAACTCCACCAAAAAGCTACAGCACAGCCAGACGCTCTCGGAGTGCAAGCAG AGAGAGAAGACGACGGCGAAGTAGGAGTGGTACAAGATCCCCTAAAAAGCCCAGGTCTCCTAAAAGAAAGCTGTCCCGCTCACCATCCCCAAGGAG acataaaaaagagaagaagaaagataaggacaaagaaagaagcagagatgaaAGGGAACGATCAACAAGTAAAAAGAAGAGgagcaaagacaaagagaaggaacgAGAAAGGAAGTCTGAGAGTGACAAAGACATAAAA GTGACTCGGGATTATGATGAAGAGGAGCAAGGCTATGAcagtgagaaggaaaagaaagaggaaaagagaccaACAGAAGCAGTATCCCCTAAAACAAAGGAGTGCTCTGTGGAGAAGGGGGTGGGCGACCTTCGAGAGTCCAAAGTGAACGGGGATGATCACCACGAAGAAGACATGGATATGAGTGATTGA